The Vibrio penaeicida sequence AGATCTCTTTCTTATACTCATCAGAAAACTCTCGTTCACCATAGTGAAGCATTAAAATTGCACGAGGATAGTTATGATGTAAGATAAATCTAAGCAAATCATTCTCAATTTTTGTCCGTTCTATATCGCTTGCATCATAATAAGGAAAGGCCACTTCCATTAATGGTCTGAAATAATGATTTTTTGCACTTTCTATAACCACTTCAACGGCTTCGTTAAAGTCTTCCTTAGAGTTCCAACCTCGATATCGGCTCAATGCAAAACGCGCTTTGTAGTCTCCATTGGCTGCTCGTTCTTCTAGCAGTTTTTCAGCAAGATCGCCCCACTCTTTACTGCAATGCCTGCCCATAAAACGTTGGCACTCTTCATTGTCGCCGTCTAATTTTAGAGCTGCATAAGGGTTACCTAGTTTGGCTGCCTTTTTAAATAAGGTCGCCCCATAGGTTCCTGAAAAAGCACCGGTGGAATAATTGATCTCTGCCAACCAAAACATGGCGGTGGTGTCACCAGCCATAACCAATGGCTCTAGAAGTTCTTGAGCTTCATCCCACCGCCCTTGCTGTACTGCCAGTAATGGCTCGTATAATTTGTCCCCTGGTCGGTAGGCACTAGAAATATATGGGTCTTTATTTGTAACTCCAACATATTCTCGACTATTTAGAAGCCTTGAGTAGACATGTGAGTTCTCTAACTGATTTATTTTAAATTCAGTTGGCAAATCCTTATAATATTTCCTACCATACATGAAAGCTAAAAATAGAAAAACAAATACAATAGTTGTAATGATTGTATTCATTACTATTTTTTTTATATTGTACTTCACGTGATTTCC is a genomic window containing:
- a CDS encoding SEL1-like repeat protein, translated to MKYNIKKIVMNTIITTIVFVFLFLAFMYGRKYYKDLPTEFKINQLENSHVYSRLLNSREYVGVTNKDPYISSAYRPGDKLYEPLLAVQQGRWDEAQELLEPLVMAGDTTAMFWLAEINYSTGAFSGTYGATLFKKAAKLGNPYAALKLDGDNEECQRFMGRHCSKEWGDLAEKLLEERAANGDYKARFALSRYRGWNSKEDFNEAVEVVIESAKNHYFRPLMEVAFPYYDASDIERTKIENDLLRFILHHNYPRAILMLHYGEREFSDEYKKEIYEKYMLLVGNKDLAILDYYGENYRNDRDKLIYSLAFSMLSNTYKNEYGGKVRTWEFEHRYLDSGDKFTEEEINKAKSLFEEMKSTSTPVIYIDEIEPRKYL